The Dokdonia donghaensis DSW-1 DNA window TCTACAAGCATACTATTCTATTTAAAAGTAAAAAAAGCGGATGTTACATCCGCTTTGAAAATAAATTGATATTAAAGTGCACGTTAAAACGATACCATAACCGCACTACTTATTTCTTGAAATGACAGGTGCTCTACAATTCTTCTGCAGAAGCAATCATCTCTGCAACATCCATTACCTCGATGCTACCTTCCTTTTCTTTATTCTTAACACCATCTGTCATCATTGTGTTACAAAAAGGACATCCTGCTGCTATCACGTCTGGCTTCACCTCTAGTGCTTGCTCTGTGCGCTCTATGTTTACATCTTTATTACCTGGCTCTGGCTCTTTGAACATTTGTGCTCCACCAGCTCCACAACATAAACCATTAGTTTTACACTTGCGCATTTCCACAAGCTCTACATCAAGTTTGCGTAGTAATTCTCTAGGTGCTTCATAGACTCCATTTGCACGTCCTAAATAGCAAGGATCGTGGAAGGTGATACGCTTTCCTTTAAACTTACCTCCCTCTACTGTAAGACGACCGTCATCAAGTAGTGATTTTAAGAACTGTGTATGGTGTACCACTTCATAGTTTCCACCTAGTGATGGATACTCGTTTTTAAGTGTATTAAAACAGTGCGGGCAAGCCGTTACTATTTTTTTTACTTCATAACCATTAAGCACTTCAATATTTGTAACTGCCTGCATCTGGAACAAGAATTCATTTCCTGCTCTTTTTGCTGGATCTCCAGTACAACTTTCTTCTGCGCCTAAAACTGCAAAATCTACGTTTGCTTTATTTAATATACGAGCAAATGCTTTTGTAATTTTCTTTGCTCTGTCATCAAAACTCCCTGCACAACCTACCCAAAAGAGTACTTCTGGCTGCTTTCCTTGCGCCAGATATTCGGCCATTGTGGGTACTTTAAGTGTCTCACTCATATGCGTATATTACTATGTAATCTAATTATAATTTAATCTTCAAAGACCTCTATGGTCACTTTCTTCTCTACTAGGTCCGTAAATTTACCTTTGTAGCGTGTGGCTTTTACTAGGTGATTATCTACCCAGTGATAATTTCCTCCTCTAGGTTTCCCCATCAAAAGGCTATGAAATTTAAACCCGTGACGGTTTAACCATTCTGTTGTTACATCTCTGTGCTCTTCTGTTCTTGAAGTAAAGAAACAGATAATGTGACCCTCATCATACCACTTGTTAAGCGTTTTTAATGCATCTGGAAAAGGCTCACAAGTACCCATACGCTCTGGCTCCTCATTAGGAACATCTTCTGTAATGGTGCCATCTATATCAATAAGATAATTTTTAACCCCTTCTGGAAGTACTGGACTTACGTGTTCTCCGTCTTCTAGCTTTTCGCTTAATAGCTTGTCTACGTCTTCTTTATTCATTGGTATCGTTTAGGTTTTTAAAATCTTCTTTACTAAATCTTACGTAGAGGGCCAGTCTATGCTCTCCAGGTTTTTTATATCTAGGGTTGTGACGCTCTATCATAGATTGTCGCATTGCCTCATCTCTTAAGACTTGCATCTGGGTCTCTGTACACCAATCACAAAATATCTTTTTGACGGTAATACTATCTACTTGTAACTGCGGCCCTACGAAGAGACGTGTGTACATTTTAAACTGTAAACTATCGATTTTATAATTTTTTGTAGGGGTTTGCGCTTTCGCGAAAGCGAAAAAAAACACTCCTACTATTATAAAAAGTTTATACCTCATTGATCCAGTTACCTCTGTCTAACTGATTAAACGGCCACGGTGCACCATTATTCTCTATGTTAGTCATTGCATTATTTAAATCTGTAGGTGCTGCACTTTCTTCCATCACCATATAACGTCTCATATCTACAATGATACTCAATGGATCAATACCTATAGGACAAGCCTCAACACAAGCATTACACGTAGTACAAGCCCAAAGCTCCTCTTTTGTGATATAATCATCTAGCAACTGCTTGTTATCTGGTATAAACACGCCATTATTGCTATCTATATTTTTACCAACTTCCTCAAGACGATCACGGGTATCCATCATAATCTTACGAGGGCTCAATTTCTTACCTGTCTGGTTTGCAGGGCACTCACTCGTACAACGCCCACACTCTGTACAACTGTAAGAGTTCATAAGTTGTACCCAGTTAAGATCTGTTACATCACTAGCTCCAAATTTACCTACCTCTGCCTCTTCTGCTCCTTCTGGTGGTGCGGCAAATGGGTCTGCATTAGGATCCATCATAAGCATTACCTCATCTGTAACAGCTTGTAGGTTATTAAACTCACCTTGTGGTTTAAGCTTTGCATACCAAGTGTTTGGAAATGCAAGTAAGATGTGTAAGTGTTTTGAGTAGTATAGGTAATTTAAGAAAACTAATATTCCTAAGATGTGTATCCACCACGCGGCACGCTCTACGATAATAAGAGCACTCTCAGACATTCCTTCAAAAAGGGGTGCTATAAAACTACTTATAGGGAAAGAACCCATTATACTACCATCTAAAGATGCATAGTGAGCAGCTCCCATAGTTTGTAATTGTAAGTCGGCAGCATTCATAGTGAGGAAAAGCCCCATTAATACTACTTCAAAATATAGTATGATATTACCATCAGCCTTAGGCCATCCCTTCATCTCTGGTTTTAAGAATCGCTGTATTTTAATCACATTACGGCGTAACCAGAAAATGATAACAGCTACAAGTACTAAAAATGCAAGAATCTCAAAACTACCTATAAGAAAATCATACAACCCTCCTAAGAAACTAAATACTCTGTGTGTACCAAAAAGACCATCTATTATGATCTCAAGCACTTCTATGTTTATGATGATAAAACCTACGTAAACAACAACGTGTAGAATACCAGATACTGGTCTTTTTACCATCTTGTACTGGCCTAAGGCAATCTTTGCCATATTCTTCCAGCGCTGTGGCTTGTTATCAGAACGATCTACATCTTTTCCCAGATTTATATTACGGGAAAGCTTTTTAATGTTTTTTACAAAGAAACCAACCCCAAGAACTAGGGCTACAAGGAAAATAAAATTTTGAATGTATTGCATAAAATTCGTTAGTTAAGCTCGCGCCTACTGTAACGAATCTTTAGGCGGAGTATACGCTCCCGGTTTTTTACCAAAAAGCGAAAAATGAACATATCTCTTAGGGTTGAGCTTCATATCCTGAAGTAAGTCCCCCATCTGATTTGCTGTACGATCCAAATTTAAGTAAAGTTGCTCATCATTCAAAAGTTTACCTACGGTTCCTTCTGGAGAATTTAACTTATTAGAGATTTCTTGAAAATCTGCTATAGTCTTTTCTAAATCTGCAACCATTGTCCCCATTTGTATCTGTGACAACGAATCTGATAATGTTGCAAAATTACCACTCATTTTGTCAAGATTTGCTATGGTACGGTCTAATTTTACTTGGTTTTCTGATAATAAGGCATTTACAGAGCCAGATATTCCTTTAAGCTCTTTAGAAGCTGTTGTAAAGTTTGCAATCGCGTCTCTTAAGTTTGCTCTTGTATCTCTATCTAGTACAGAATTTACGTTTACTAGAAGAGAATCTGTGTCACCTATTACCTTCTCAACTTGATTTTGTAATGGCGTAAGGCGCTCGTTCACCAGCTCCATAATACCCTCACCCATCTCACCTGGCAATGTATCTCCAGTTTTTGCATTTTGTCCCTTCTCATAGGTAGGAACTATCGCTAGTGACTTACCTCCTATTAATCCTCCACCGTAGACTCTAGCAAGACTCTGGTTTGAAAATTCAAAATCTTTCTCAACCACAAACTTTACCACAAGCTTACCAGAACTATCTGCAAAGTCTATAGATAGTACTCTACCCACTGGCAATCCATTAATAGTCACTTGTGATGAAGGTGCAAGACCTTCTACATTATCATATTTTGCGTAGAGAATTTTACTCTTATCTAGTAGATTATTTCCTTTAAGATAATTGTAGCCAAAAATAAGTAACAGCAATGCTGCAATTACTAGTATGGCGGTTTTGATTTCTTTAGACATTAATTGAGATGATGGTTATAAAAACAAATGTAGGTGAATTGTTAAAGGTCTACCTTACAGATAAGACTATTTTAACACTTGCTTAAGCTGTAACTTATTGTTACTTTTATCAAAAGGTACAATAAAAGCTTCCTTATACCCCTTTACTTTTGCATCTTGTAAAAATCTTCTGGCCAGCGTATAGTCTGAGGTTGCTTCATAATAATATTTATAAAGTCTCCCATCTTTAATACGGCTCACATTCTTAAGTCCCTTAAAATTGTAAGATTTAGTCTCAAGTTTACGTTTACTTGCCGCTAGCTGTACTTTAAAAGTAACATCTTTATAAATCTTAGATTTTTCAACACGCACAGGTTCATTAACCACAGGTGCATCTGCCGCTACGGTAATACTTTCTGTCGCTTGTATAGCCTTCTTATAATTAGTCACCGCGGTACTTATAGCCTTTGCCATCTTAACTCTACCAGCATTTGAATTTAAAAATCTTCCCTCTTCATTGTTAGTAAGAAAGCCAGTCTCTACAAGCACACTAGGCATTACAGACCTGTGCAGTACCCAGAAAGGTCCTTGCTTTACACCTCTACTACTTCTTCTCACGGCACTCGTAAATTCTTTTTCTATAAAACTCGCTAGGTTTAAACTCTGGTCAAGATACTCCTCTTGCATAAGCTCAAGGCCTATCATTGTTTCTGGTTTATTAGGGTCAAAACCAGCATAGCGCTCTTCGTAATTATCTTCAAGAAGGATTACCGCATTTTCCTTTTTGGCGATGCGCATATTTTTTTCATTCTTATCAATACCCATAACAAACGTCTCTGTACCCTTTGCCTGGCTAGAGTGCGAGTTACAATGTACACTAATAAAGAGATCTGCATTTGCCTCGTTTGCAATATCTGCTCTGGTTGCTAGTGGTATAAAGACATCCTTCTTTCTAGTATAGATAACTTCTACGTCTTTTTGCTTTTCAAGTTCGGCACCTACGGCGAGTACAATGTCTAGGGCTATATTTTTTTCATAATACCCATTTCCACGGTTTCCGCTATCGTCACCACCGTGACCGGCATCAAGTACTACCTTAAATTTCTTACTGGTTGAGGGTGATTGCGCTTTCGCGAAAGCGCCATTAAGACAACTCCACACAAGTAGCCCAATGGTTAAATAAATCTTAAATATGTCTTTTTTACGCATCCTTTGTATCAAATCTTACTCTTTTAAGCGTTAGGTATAAAATTAAACTCGTTTACTGATGTAACGTGCTGAATACGGGTGTTATTTTCAAAAAATATTTTCTAAGGCAAAAGCCGAAAAAAATATACGTAATTTTGGCACTTTAATTGATTGATATTCGCACAAAAATAGGCTAATCCCATTGCAAACAAAAACTGGACTCCTTCTTATTATCTGCTCACTTTGCTTGCTGCCACTACTTACAGTAAATGCTCAGGACGTTCCATCCAAGAATGATGCCAGACGTGTACCGCCTCAAGACACCACCCTTATGCAGAGTGCTACAGAGGGTTTTCAAACTCTTGCTAAACCAGTAGACACTCTAACTACAAAAGACATCACCGTAGAGGAACTACTCTCAACACCTCAAGACTCTATAAAGAAAAAACCAGAAACACTTACAGACAAAGTAACCTATAAGGCTACAGACTACCAGCGTATCTCACAGCGCAAAAAGAAAATATACCTATATAACGAGGCAGAGATTCTTTATGAGGATATGAAAATTAATGCCGGAGAGATCATACTTGACTATGAGTCTAACACGGTGTTTGCAAAAGGTATAAAAGACTCTGCTGGTAATTATTCTCAAATACCCGTTTTTGTACAAGGAGTAAATGAGGTACAACCAGACTCTATAAAATTTAATTTTGACACGCAGCGCGCCCTCATCTATGGCTCCCGTGTAGAAGGTGCTGGAGGCCAACAAATAAACCTCAAAGCCGAACGTAGTAAACGTGTAAACGACTCTGTGGTGTTTATGAGTAATGTAAAGATCACCACCTCAGAAGATCTAGACAATCCAGAATATTACTTTTATGCTAGGCGTGTTAAGTTTGTACCTGGTAAAAAGCTAGTTGCGGGTCTTACTAATATGTACATCGCAGATGTGCCTACACCCATCGGGATTCCTTTTGCTTTTTTCCCTATGGAAAAAGAGCGTAGTGTGTCTGGCTTTATTGTACCTGGTGTGGGTGAGAGTAATGAGCGTGGCTACTCTGTAACAGATGGTGGTTACTACTTCTCACTGAGCGATTATTTTAATCTTGCGCTTACAGGAGATTACTATACTAATGGTAGTTATGCCATACGAG harbors:
- a CDS encoding (Fe-S)-binding protein gives rise to the protein MSETLKVPTMAEYLAQGKQPEVLFWVGCAGSFDDRAKKITKAFARILNKANVDFAVLGAEESCTGDPAKRAGNEFLFQMQAVTNIEVLNGYEVKKIVTACPHCFNTLKNEYPSLGGNYEVVHHTQFLKSLLDDGRLTVEGGKFKGKRITFHDPCYLGRANGVYEAPRELLRKLDVELVEMRKCKTNGLCCGAGGAQMFKEPEPGNKDVNIERTEQALEVKPDVIAAGCPFCNTMMTDGVKNKEKEGSIEVMDVAEMIASAEEL
- a CDS encoding N-acetylmuramoyl-L-alanine amidase family protein — its product is MRKKDIFKIYLTIGLLVWSCLNGAFAKAQSPSTSKKFKVVLDAGHGGDDSGNRGNGYYEKNIALDIVLAVGAELEKQKDVEVIYTRKKDVFIPLATRADIANEANADLFISVHCNSHSSQAKGTETFVMGIDKNEKNMRIAKKENAVILLEDNYEERYAGFDPNKPETMIGLELMQEEYLDQSLNLASFIEKEFTSAVRRSSRGVKQGPFWVLHRSVMPSVLVETGFLTNNEEGRFLNSNAGRVKMAKAISTAVTNYKKAIQATESITVAADAPVVNEPVRVEKSKIYKDVTFKVQLAASKRKLETKSYNFKGLKNVSRIKDGRLYKYYYEATSDYTLARRFLQDAKVKGYKEAFIVPFDKSNNKLQLKQVLK
- a CDS encoding 4Fe-4S dicluster domain-containing protein — protein: MQYIQNFIFLVALVLGVGFFVKNIKKLSRNINLGKDVDRSDNKPQRWKNMAKIALGQYKMVKRPVSGILHVVVYVGFIIINIEVLEIIIDGLFGTHRVFSFLGGLYDFLIGSFEILAFLVLVAVIIFWLRRNVIKIQRFLKPEMKGWPKADGNIILYFEVVLMGLFLTMNAADLQLQTMGAAHYASLDGSIMGSFPISSFIAPLFEGMSESALIIVERAAWWIHILGILVFLNYLYYSKHLHILLAFPNTWYAKLKPQGEFNNLQAVTDEVMLMMDPNADPFAAPPEGAEEAEVGKFGASDVTDLNWVQLMNSYSCTECGRCTSECPANQTGKKLSPRKIMMDTRDRLEEVGKNIDSNNGVFIPDNKQLLDDYITKEELWACTTCNACVEACPIGIDPLSIIVDMRRYMVMEESAAPTDLNNAMTNIENNGAPWPFNQLDRGNWINEV
- a CDS encoding MlaD family protein, translated to MSKEIKTAILVIAALLLLIFGYNYLKGNNLLDKSKILYAKYDNVEGLAPSSQVTINGLPVGRVLSIDFADSSGKLVVKFVVEKDFEFSNQSLARVYGGGLIGGKSLAIVPTYEKGQNAKTGDTLPGEMGEGIMELVNERLTPLQNQVEKVIGDTDSLLVNVNSVLDRDTRANLRDAIANFTTASKELKGISGSVNALLSENQVKLDRTIANLDKMSGNFATLSDSLSQIQMGTMVADLEKTIADFQEISNKLNSPEGTVGKLLNDEQLYLNLDRTANQMGDLLQDMKLNPKRYVHFSLFGKKPGAYTPPKDSLQ